The Kaistella daneshvariae genomic sequence GGCACGAATGGAATCACGTGATACCAAAAGGGTACGTACGCGTATTGGGGAAATTGGCGGAGCTGAAAGATTCCGGAATTGAGCTTTACATGTTCGTGGGAAACCACGACTTGTGGATGAAAAATTACTTTGAAGAGGAAATCGGCTGCAAGGTGTTTTTCGACAAACAGTATTTTGAAATCAACGGCCATAATTTTCTGCTGGCACACGGCGACGGCCTCGGACCGGGCGATAAAGGGTACAAAAGAATGAAAAAACTTTTTACAAATCCTTTGGCACAGTGGGCTTTCAAATGGCTGCATCCCGATATTGCGATGAAAATTGCTATTTATTTTTCGACCAAAAACAAGATGATTTCTGGCGAAGAAGACAAAGCTTTTTTGGGTGAAGACAAAGAATTTCTGATCATTTATTCCAA encodes the following:
- a CDS encoding UDP-2,3-diacylglucosamine diphosphatase; its protein translation is MKITLEPQKKIYFASDQHFGAPSTKESKAREDKFIRWLEEIKSDAQVLFLMGDLFDFWHEWNHVIPKGYVRVLGKLAELKDSGIELYMFVGNHDLWMKNYFEEEIGCKVFFDKQYFEINGHNFLLAHGDGLGPGDKGYKRMKKLFTNPLAQWAFKWLHPDIAMKIAIYFSTKNKMISGEEDKAFLGEDKEFLIIYSKEKLKTENIDYFIYGHRHLPMVLDLENGKAKYINLGDWISYFTYGVFHGEEFSLKEFKH